A single window of Mycolicibacterium aurum DNA harbors:
- a CDS encoding ABC transporter ATP-binding protein: MTGIEALGVRAAFGGRTVLDGVDLTAPAGSVTGVTGPSGSGKTTLLRVLAGLHAPDAGELRYHGHPVPPRGSIALLAQHPRLVCNPRWTLRQIIGEPAAIRGETPPADVTARVGLDDDLLDRHPGQVSDGQLQRACLGRVLTQRADFVLCDEPTAMLDPIASAAVRTLLRDIAHGGATVILVSHDPALIAALTTDALALPRLLG; encoded by the coding sequence GTGACAGGCATCGAGGCGCTCGGAGTCCGCGCGGCGTTCGGGGGCCGGACGGTGCTCGACGGGGTCGACCTGACCGCGCCGGCGGGCTCGGTGACCGGGGTGACCGGGCCGTCCGGCAGCGGGAAGACGACGTTGTTGCGGGTGCTCGCCGGTCTCCACGCACCGGACGCGGGAGAGCTTCGCTACCACGGACACCCGGTTCCGCCCCGAGGCTCGATCGCGTTGCTCGCCCAGCATCCGCGGCTGGTGTGCAACCCGCGCTGGACGCTGCGCCAGATCATCGGCGAGCCCGCCGCCATCCGCGGCGAGACGCCGCCCGCGGACGTGACCGCCCGCGTCGGCCTGGACGACGACCTCCTGGACCGCCATCCGGGGCAGGTCAGCGACGGACAGCTGCAGCGTGCCTGCCTGGGCCGGGTGCTGACGCAGCGGGCCGACTTCGTGCTGTGCGACGAGCCCACCGCGATGCTGGACCCCATCGCGTCGGCCGCGGTGCGGACGTTGCTGCGTGACATCGCCCACGGCGGCGCCACGGTCATCCTGGTCAGCCACGATCCCGCACTGATCGCCGCCCTCACCACGGACGCACTGGCCTTGCCGCGCCTACTAGGCTGA
- the lpdA gene encoding dihydrolipoyl dehydrogenase, producing MTHYDVVVLGAGPGGYVAAIRAAQLGLSTAIIEPKYWGGVCLNVGCIPSKALLRNAELAHIFHKEAKTFGISGEATFDYGAAFDRSRKVADGRVAGVHFLMKKNKITEIHGKGKFTGPNSIEVDLNEGDTEKVEFDNAIIATGARTRLIPGTELSDNVVTYETQIMERDLPGSIIIAGAGAIGMEFAYVLKNYGVDVTIVEFLPRALPNEDAEVSKEIEKQYKKLGVKILTGTKVEKIHDEGSSVTVTVSKNDKTEELKADKVMQAIGFMTNVEDLGLDAVGVETDKRNLIGIDDYMRTNVSHIYAIGDVTGKLMLAHVAEAMGVVAAETIAGAETLPLGDYRMMPRATFCQPQVASFGLTEEQAKEEGYDVVVAKFPFTANGKAHGLADPTGFVKLIADKKHLELLGGHLIGPDVSELLPELTLAQKWDLTANELARNVHTHPTLSEALQECFHGLVGHMINF from the coding sequence GTGACCCACTATGACGTCGTCGTTCTCGGAGCCGGCCCCGGCGGATACGTCGCGGCCATTCGTGCCGCCCAGCTCGGGCTGAGCACCGCCATCATCGAACCCAAGTACTGGGGTGGCGTGTGCCTCAACGTCGGGTGCATTCCGTCGAAGGCGCTGCTGCGCAACGCCGAGCTCGCCCACATCTTCCACAAGGAGGCCAAGACCTTCGGCATCAGCGGGGAGGCGACGTTCGACTACGGCGCCGCGTTCGACCGCAGCCGCAAGGTCGCCGACGGCCGCGTCGCGGGCGTGCACTTCCTGATGAAGAAGAACAAGATCACCGAGATCCACGGCAAGGGAAAGTTCACCGGACCCAACTCCATCGAGGTCGACCTCAACGAGGGTGACACCGAGAAGGTCGAGTTCGACAACGCGATCATCGCCACCGGCGCCCGCACTCGGCTGATCCCGGGCACCGAGCTGTCCGACAACGTCGTCACCTACGAGACCCAGATCATGGAGCGTGACCTGCCCGGCTCCATCATCATCGCCGGCGCGGGCGCGATCGGCATGGAGTTCGCGTATGTGCTGAAGAACTACGGCGTGGACGTGACGATCGTCGAGTTCCTCCCGCGCGCGCTTCCCAACGAGGACGCCGAGGTCTCCAAGGAGATCGAGAAGCAGTACAAGAAGCTCGGCGTCAAGATTCTGACGGGCACCAAGGTCGAGAAGATCCATGACGAAGGATCGTCGGTCACGGTGACCGTGTCCAAGAACGACAAGACCGAGGAACTCAAGGCCGACAAGGTCATGCAGGCCATCGGTTTCATGACCAACGTCGAGGATCTCGGTCTCGACGCCGTCGGGGTCGAGACCGACAAGCGCAACCTCATCGGCATCGACGACTACATGCGCACCAACGTGTCGCACATCTACGCGATCGGCGACGTCACCGGAAAACTGATGCTTGCGCACGTCGCCGAGGCCATGGGTGTCGTCGCCGCCGAGACCATCGCCGGTGCCGAGACCCTCCCGCTCGGGGACTACCGGATGATGCCGCGCGCCACGTTCTGCCAACCGCAGGTCGCCAGCTTCGGTCTCACCGAAGAGCAGGCCAAAGAAGAGGGCTACGACGTAGTCGTCGCCAAATTCCCGTTCACCGCCAACGGCAAGGCGCACGGCCTGGCCGACCCGACCGGCTTCGTGAAGCTGATCGCCGACAAGAAGCATCTCGAGTTGCTGGGTGGTCACCTGATCGGGCCCGACGTGTCCGAGCTGCTGCCGGAGCTCACACTGGCGCAGAAGTGGGATCTGACCGCCAACGAGTTGGCCCGCAACGTGCACACCCACCCGACCCTGTCCGAGGCGCTGCAGGAGTGCTTCCACGGGCTGGTCGGCCACATGATCAATTTCTAG